The Astatotilapia calliptera chromosome 17, fAstCal1.2, whole genome shotgun sequence genome has a segment encoding these proteins:
- the LOC113008906 gene encoding uncharacterized protein LOC113008906 isoform X1, producing MDVKVPFLLLSLLTNLTLCFEYGSPVTDLHRVALLKQDLPSDYLVPISYVPNEVAGTCWVVLNIYPLEQSLERLTNNFGDKSTNRESLLIFIEILQTVWLKFDHVKVEILMQYFDCHYQEQHIPSGPYFDYMENLLRGADRGLFDFSCEPPPCPSTRQTFTTQETSQSPPNLRTQQTPEFLEDDNLTLLIFVTISIAVCVIVCVFLSLSRSRRRLHVCSTENIQMQPTKMTQTPTASLKHD from the exons ATGGATGTCAAG gtgcctTTTCTCCTCCTGAGTCTCTTGACAAATTTGACTCTCTGCTTTGAATATGGGTCACCAGTAACCGATCTCCATAGAGTGGCACTGTTG AAGCAGGATCTTCCCAGTGACTATTTGGTTCCCATTAGTTATGTTCCCAACGAGGTG GCTGGCACTTGTTGGGTGGTGCTAAATATCTATCCATTGGAGCAAAGTCTTGAGAGATTGACCAACAATTTTGGTGACAAATCCACCAACAGAGAAAGCCtgcttatttttattgaaattctCCAAACTGTGTGGCTGAAGTTTGACCATGTGAAAGTG GAAATATTGATGCAGTACTTTGATTGCCACTATCAGGAACAGCACATACCATCTGGCCCTTACTTTGACTACATGGAAAACCTCTTACGTGGAGCTGATCGAGGACTATTTGATTTCTCATGTGAACCACCACCGTGCCCAAGTACTCGACAAACATTTACGACTCAAGAAACATCCCAGTCACCACCTAACCTTAGAACTCAACAAACACCAG AGTTTCTGGAGGACGACAACTTGACGCTTTTGATTTTTGTCACCATCTCCATTGCAGTTTGTgtcattgtttgtgtgtttttgtcgcTG TCCAGGTCCCGAAGGCGTTTACATGTTTGCAGCACTGAAAATATTCAAATGCAACCTACTAAAATGACCCAAACTCCGACTGCCTCTCTGAAGCATGATTAA
- the LOC113008906 gene encoding uncharacterized protein LOC113008906 isoform X2, with translation MDVKVPFLLLSLLTNLTLCFEYGSPVTDLHRVALLKQDLPSDYLVPISYVPNEVAGTCWVVLNIYPLEQSLERLTNNFGDKSTNRESLLIFIEILQTVWLKFDHVKVEILMQYFDCHYQEQHIPSGPYFDYMENLLRGADRGLFDFSCEPPPCPSTRQTFTTQETSQSPPNLRTQQTPEFLEDDNLTLLIFVTISIAVCVIVCVFLSLVPKAFTCLQH, from the exons ATGGATGTCAAG gtgcctTTTCTCCTCCTGAGTCTCTTGACAAATTTGACTCTCTGCTTTGAATATGGGTCACCAGTAACCGATCTCCATAGAGTGGCACTGTTG AAGCAGGATCTTCCCAGTGACTATTTGGTTCCCATTAGTTATGTTCCCAACGAGGTG GCTGGCACTTGTTGGGTGGTGCTAAATATCTATCCATTGGAGCAAAGTCTTGAGAGATTGACCAACAATTTTGGTGACAAATCCACCAACAGAGAAAGCCtgcttatttttattgaaattctCCAAACTGTGTGGCTGAAGTTTGACCATGTGAAAGTG GAAATATTGATGCAGTACTTTGATTGCCACTATCAGGAACAGCACATACCATCTGGCCCTTACTTTGACTACATGGAAAACCTCTTACGTGGAGCTGATCGAGGACTATTTGATTTCTCATGTGAACCACCACCGTGCCCAAGTACTCGACAAACATTTACGACTCAAGAAACATCCCAGTCACCACCTAACCTTAGAACTCAACAAACACCAG AGTTTCTGGAGGACGACAACTTGACGCTTTTGATTTTTGTCACCATCTCCATTGCAGTTTGTgtcattgtttgtgtgtttttgtcgcTG GTCCCGAAGGCGTTTACATGTTTGCAGCACTGA